The DNA segment CTGTCACAATTGCTGCCATAGGTCATGTGACAATATGTGACATTGCTCATTATAACCACACTGCTTAACAAGAGCTGCTGCAGTTTCAGTtactgttaagtgaggactaccgaTACTGCAATTAAATGTAGCTTAATAAGGCAAAACATAGATGACATAGGAAATGGTCCTAAGGATAGGAGGAAGAACTGCTATCAAGGCAAAAGCAGGGCCTGAGTCCCTTCCAAGTAATTAGTTTGAGTAAATGTCTCAGGCCCTCCCTAGCTCACACTAATAAaagtgagggaggggagaagcacATTTAGAACTGCAAGATTGCATTACTATAACTATTATTATAAAAGAAGTTCTAACTTATATAGCATTAGTTTCTTAGTCTGGTCTGACAGAACAATATAAGATGTGGAATATTTTAAATGCAGACATCACTGTTTACTGTGATATATTCTATCCCTTTGAATCTTTTCATATGCCACACAATCTTTTTATCCCATCAGTTGAAGCAGAAATCAGAGAATAATTTAGATATGCAATTCAGAATGTTTTAATAACCTGCTAAAAGAAAGAAGTGGAATCAGCTGACAAGGAAGGGGCATTAAGATTACCAAAGTGCTGACTCTGGACTATCCTTAAATCATTAATCTCAATAAATAAATCTCACCAAATTCAATGAAAGAATAGGGTCTGGACACCGTTGGCACCTTTTTTCCATGTTGTTCATCAAATTCTGAGTGCAAATCTTCCAAGTATGCAAATGCCATTTTTTTGGGGAAAGCAGCTTCACATAGTATCAGATAACAAACTCCTTTTTCAATAATGTAACTGTAAAAGAAGATATAAGCCAATTGTTAGCCTAGAAGAAAAAtgaacccctaccttggactatTGATTTCAGTGGCCATATTGCAAACAACATTCCAATCTATATTACAAGCCATAAATTATATTTAGCCTTAAATTATACTTATTTCAGAGTTCTactgcagtggtagtcaacctggtccctaccgctcactagtgagcattccagctttcatggtgggcggtaggggttttgtccgatactgaagcactttcctttttttaatttaattgacttttaaaaaattgtcatagcattatttaaaaacattttcattaggttttcataaaattccccgtgaaaatttaaatttctgaaaatatactatttgtattgcccatgcataagtttagttcacattatgtaagtgaaactaaatggcactatagtacgaccgcaaacaaaagagcctcgtcccagaatagctcgcgcatctccccccacaccacccagctataacagacaagcagagctggtagccggcgcccctcccccaaccccaatccacaatgcgcgagaggcatgcgcagatgacgatacacagcacattattgtggaaccggtgggcagttagaaaattttactactaacagagatagaaaAAGTGGGCgggaggtataaaaaggttgattaacCCTGTTCTACTGCATTTTAGACAAAGATAATGGTGAGGAAAGCTCACACCTATGTTTCATCATGCTTGCCATCTTTAacctttttgttttattgattttattcaatgggatacccttgaagagcatttggaagcttcaaCTAGTGCAGAACCTGTCAGCACAGAGTGTCTTTGGGACCCCTAGAGGGACCCATGTTATATCACTGTTCCATGAGCTGCACTGCTTGCTGGTTTGCTTTCGGATGCatttcaaagtgttggttattacctataaagccctGCATAGCATGGGTCCAGGTTTATTGAGACCCATCTCACACCTATGGGACAGGTCTGCCCCACCCATGCTGGCAGCGGAGGTATGCTGCCCACTTCACCCATGCTGTCAGTCAAGGAATTCCAGCTGGCAGGGTCCAGGAAAAGCACCTTCTTGAGTGTGGCCCTGGCcttttggaacatcttgccccctgAGGGGAGATTGGTTTCCACCCTCCTGACTTTCTGAAAGGGGTTGAAGACCTGTCTCTGTCAATTGGCTTGGGGGAATATCACACTAGAAGTGATTGATCAAATAATAGTAGCTCCCACTTCTCCCCCTTACATTCTGTTCCTTTCCTCCCCATCCTTTAGTTTTAGTTATAATCGATATATATtgtgtacacacatacaaacacatataTAAGAATTTTTTTGAATGCTGTAAACTGCCCAACATCATCTTGCAGCGAGATCgagggcaaacaaatttaatattaaaaatattaaatattattgtaaTTTATTGATGTGATTGTTATCAGTGATCCAGAGTTGTTGAGTCAGGTAGCATCacgtttaataaattattacatCTTTAACTTTACTCTTGATGTTCTCCTTCTATACCACAGCAAAAAAATGTAAagtattttgtaatatatttctaAATTGGCTACGATTTTTAAAATGCAGAGAAAGAAGTGGAGAAAAATTTATCTCAAATTTGAAAAGATGCAGCACAAAGTCCACTTAAAAGCTTACAGTATGGTGATGTAAGCAGCTAAATATTACACGTTTATAATCAAAGAAATGTACAATGCTTCAGCCTAGAAACATAGAAAGGCAAAGTCAGAAAACGAATTAAGGCTACGAGGTGAGCCAAATCCAGCAAGAAGGTTTTCTTTAAATATGTCAATAGGAAAAAGATGACAAATGGGTGGTGGACTCACTATTTCAGATGGAGACATTTTTAATAAATTACaatgaaaaaagcaaaagaacTCAACTCCTACTTTGTCACTATTTTTATACCCAAAGGAAATTGTTATTTCAGTAGCACAAAttgcaaaaagaaatatattacatTGGACAtttgcaaatgttaaattttctgtttgatattaaaatggattagatggaaaactttataacatatatttatatatgttatttatttagaggcagaggaagacaaaggaaagaatgaaattgtctatgtgatctctgggcagttttaagaaagagattttagataggatgacctctgattagtaatgtagatataaagctgggagtggtgaaattttaaaatgttaatagaatttattaatgatgttgaagggaattaagcaaggggactagacttcatttaaatattttcctgaatgggttgaatttgatttacttctataatcagattgtgtgtaaataaataattgaatttaaagaagaaggaaaatatattattagattataatttaggtgaaacttgatatgtttaaagatttacctgaccaataatttgttcacaatgattctttattatgtttgtaaaaaaaataaaaaaaaattggcaaatatatatatatattacattggAGAGAAAAAATGTAGGAAACTAATATAATAAGGGGAATTCATGACTTGGAAATGCTACTTCTGAAAATGACTTGAACTCATTGACAAGCTGAACATGACTCAGCAGTGTAAACTTAGCAGGTAGAAAGGCTAATGCAATTTATGGCTGCCTTAGAAGCAACATTGTCTCAAAGAAATACCTTCTTTCTCTCTACTCGGCTCGAGTGGATTTTTCTTAAGTAGTGTGTATGATTCTGGGCATCACATTTCTAAAAGGATATTGACAAATTGCAATGGATTCAGAGGACGACCTTATGTGATAGGCTGATGGAACTTAGGATGTTCAGAAAACAAGACTTAGGTGAGACATGATAAGCATGATCAGGTACATAAAGGAGAACTACTGGAAAAATGGGCAAGAACTATTTtcctaaaaacaaacaaagaataaagaaaatgaattatAGTTGCCTGAATTTTATTTAGGAGAGCTAAATTGGTGTAGAgttaaggctagaaactgggaccctatgagttctagtcctgctttagcacaaagccagttgggtgaccttggcctAATACTTTCTCCCAGCAAACCAATTCTGAAAACCTTGAAAGGAAATTGCAAGGACTTTTTCAGGCAGTCACCAGCGAATCAGACAGaattgaacaaaataaaaataattcatttaaaCCCAAGGAAATATTTCCTAATGGAAATCTATACAAAAATGGAATGTTCTACTATAAGTTGTGGGTTTTACAATCCCTTTTTAAGATCAAAGATTttaagatttttaagaaaaactgTGGACATATGGTTTAATAGGTTTTTCTGTACattgcagaggattggactaaatTATTCTTACAATCCATTCCAGGCCTAGAATTCCATGATTCTATGAACCTGTTGAGTTCTTCCAAACTGAAGAACTGACTCACATCCCTGAATGCTCCTTCAAGAATCCAAGACCCTCTGAGTCTTACTATAATGCTTTTAATTAGTTTCTTAGAGATAACGATTAGGCCTTTCTAAATCTCATTTGGAGGGATAAGTGCCCAATAATTCCTACATAGTTACTTGGATCAATATTTATTTGTAATAACTGAGGATATTGTCAAGCATTTGGTCCCATTATTAGCTTGATACAAGGTTTGCTATTTATACTTACTGAAAAGTCATTGGTCCAGCTTCTAAGGTGCATCTGGTAGGAGACTGTTCATTGAGCTTCCGAAACAATTGCTTGGCCTGGCTCTGATACTGCTGCAAATCTCTTCCAgactataataaaaaaaaccaattcccccatacaaacaaaaaaaaaactccaacaTGCTTCAACAAATTTAGTCCAATTATAGTGAATGATTAGAAAACAATCAGATCAAAACTTATTATTTTatagcattttaaaacaaaactttGTGGGTTATTGTCCACTTTATTAAATCAACTAGGTATATATCTGCTGATTCCTCTTCGCAGTAGCATTCATTAAGCAGTAGCATATATTAAGATGTATGATCCATCTTCTAAGTGGGAGTGGGATAGAATGAACTCAATTTATATTGGAACTCATTATCTAATGCAAAACGTTAGAAGACTCCAAAGAGCTTAATTTTGCTATACACTTCAGTAACTATACTAGGAAAACTCACAGATGTTATTTCTAGCCTAGACAACAAGCATTTCGtagtaaataaagaaaaattaaccTTATATAATCCAGTTGGTTGTACTAAATATCTTTCCATTTCAATGCTAACATTTAGCGAGTGCACTTTAAATGCTTGGCCCGCattgtatatattatttaatcaGAAATTAAATCCTGagtagaaaggggaaaaaaacccacaatatctcACACTCACCTGTTCATCCTCCTGCATAGAAGCCGCTAAAGGAAGCCCATCAGCCACCCGCGCAATCATCGTTAGAAGCACCATCTTCTTGGACGATCAGTACCTATAGGTTCAGAATTCTACCCGCTCAAGACTAACTATACTGAGCTGGCCGGAAGCTGCAAAACCAAGTTCCGGATCCCTATAAGAACTCTCTTGCCTGCTTCCTGTGCAATCATATTGCCGGTCGAGAGCGGAGGTCCCCAACTTTTTGGTTCCTGTAAAAGTGacgaacatttttttttgttcctctcAGCAGCGGGGAGGGATATGTTTTCAACAACACCAGCAAGGATCTTAAGCTCGAAGGCCTAAGTGTCATTCGTTTCGGCGATAGCAGTTCCACAACACAGTTCCAGAGTAGCGCGGGCTTTCTAAGGACCTCCCCACTTTGAGGAGGACATCGAGCGAAGTGCTAGCGATGCGCCAATGAACGGCTTTTCGAGACCGATAGCTCGAGCTCCAGCTGCATCcctctagcacaataccaaacgGAGTTGTCCTCACATCTTGTCTCTTGTTCCTCCGAgctccttttcattttttatagCATCTTTTAAATGCTATAAGCGCTATTTTAGCAAAAGAAGCATAATTTGCACACTGTAGACGTGACAATTGCATATTTTACATACAAGCTTTTTGTGAACAACAGTTGTAAGGAGGAGTTTAACTCCCCTCCTGCCACCACTCCCCCTCCCTCTGGTCCTGGTGGGAGATCTGCAAGACCCCAAAACTTGCAAACAGCTacagtactttttttaaaaaatcttgcatTATATGCTGCCCCCGCAGCACTATTGCTTCTGCCTGCCATGCAATTGGCTGGCAGATATTTGGCCTGTGCAGGCAAAGGCCTGGGTCAAACGGTGTTTGGACGAATGGGCAGGGAAAAAGGGCCAGGGCGGAGGACCAGGGGAGGGCCAGGGGAGGAGGAAAGCTCCCATTCtgagattttgagactctagtaagagtgcagagaaaagcaaccttaAGGGACTGAAGGACAAACCATACAATTAATAGTTTttgacagattaacagaattggaagggactttttaggtcttctagttcaacccccacccaagcactacaccatttctgacagatagcagtccagtcaattcctgaaagcttccagtgatgaaattcccagaacttctgaaggcaagctgttccattggtttttattttttttatttatttgttttgtcgtaacagtatatataagcattaacatgaaatagctatataatatataagcatatatatgagcataagtatgtaataactatattaattggatataatgaagaagaacaataggacagggaacggtagacacgtttgtgctcttatgcatgccccttatagacctcttaggaatggggtgaggtcaatagtagatagtttttggttaaagattttgggattttgagaagagaccacagagtcaggtaatgtgttccgaGCATTAATaaatctgttacagaagtcatattttctgcaatcaagattgaagcggttaacattaagtttaaatctattgtttgctcttgtattgttgtgattgacgctgaagaagttttcaacaggaagaacattgcaatagatgattctatgagttaaacacaggtcctgtcgaa comes from the Ahaetulla prasina isolate Xishuangbanna chromosome 3, ASM2864084v1, whole genome shotgun sequence genome and includes:
- the LOC131194941 gene encoding vesicle-trafficking protein SEC22b isoform X2; its protein translation is MVLLTMIARVADGLPLAASMQEDEQSGRDLQQYQSQAKQLFRKLNEQSPTRCTLEAGPMTFHYIIEKGVCYLILCEAAFPKKMAFAYLEDLHSEFDEQHGKKVPTVSRPYSFIEFDTYIQKTKKLYIDSRARRNLGSINTELQDVQRIMVANIEEVLQRGETLSAKAMICKGIKGISSLETSRRRVQKISKHWIPRQIICPVCPRNTARMRNI
- the LOC131194941 gene encoding vesicle-trafficking protein SEC22b isoform X1, producing the protein MVLLTMIARVADGLPLAASMQEDEQSGRDLQQYQSQAKQLFRKLNEQSPTRCTLEAGPMTFHYIIEKGVCYLILCEAAFPKKMAFAYLEDLHSEFDEQHGKKVPTVSRPYSFIEFDTYIQKTKKLYIDSRARRNLGSINTELQDVQRIMVANIEEVLQRGETLSALDSKANNLSSLSKKYRQDAKYLNMRSTYAKLAAIAVFFIMLIVYVRFWWL